In one window of Tachypleus tridentatus isolate NWPU-2018 chromosome 2, ASM421037v1, whole genome shotgun sequence DNA:
- the LOC143245483 gene encoding lactosylceramide 4-alpha-galactosyltransferase-like, with protein sequence MKNVTEPENMFFLETSGKCYLTSRESCSIESSAKYHPNNRIQLFYACNNLSEIQKDEFFQTVSHIENVKVKPMNFELLFSETPLATWYQSELFNVTIYKTNFLSTGLKYALLKKYGGVAIDSDCTIRKPLPNLSTYAGFQSLLTVNNAIIKTQKEIPFHVECMQRFITEYSPKIWGYMGPALVIRVFREACKRENKYFAPGFTCYGVHLFPVPAFYPIHFSQRQLFFDPNVTESLKEIWKNSYMVHIWNSQVRRKQFKPGDESPMDHLYKGNCPITYSYIVKQGVGE encoded by the coding sequence ATGAAAAACGTGACAGAACCAGAAAACATGTTCTTTCTTGAGACCTCTGGTAAATGCTACCTTACGAGTAGAGAATCTTGCTCGATTGAGTCTTCAGCAAAATATCATCCTAACAACAGAATCCAGTTATTTTACGCTTGTAACAACTTGAGTGAAATCCAGAAAGACGAGTTTTTCCAAACTGTATCACATATTGAAAACGTTAAAGTTAAGCCGATGAACTTCGAGTTATTATTCTCCGAAACACCATTAGCTACTTGGTATCAAAGTGAACTGTTTAACGTAaccatttacaaaacaaatttccTATCAACTGGTTTAAAATATGCACTGCTCAAAAAGTATGGTGGTGTAGCCATCGACTCTGACTGTACAATAAGAAAACCACTTCCCAACTTGTCTACCTACGCTGGTTTTCAATCTTTATTGACTGTGAACAATGCtattattaaaacacagaaagaaaTTCCATTCCACGTTGAATGCATGCAACGATTTATTACAGAATACAGCCCAAAAATCTGGGGATATATGGGCCCTGCTTTAGTGATCAGGGTTTTTCGAGAAGCatgtaaaagagaaaacaaatactttgctCCAGGATTCACGTGTTATGGAGTTCATCTCTTCCCAGTTCCAGCTTTTTATCCTATTCATTTTTCTCAGCGTCAACTGTTTTTTGATCCCAATGTTACCGAGTCCTTAAAAGAAATTTGGAAGAATAGCTATATGGTACACATTTGGAACAGTCAAGTTcgaagaaaacagtttaaacctgGAGATGAGAGCCCAATGGATCATTTGTACAAGGGGAATTGTCCAATAACTTATTCTTATATTGTAAAACAAGGTGTAGGAGAATGA